One part of the Thermodesulforhabdaceae bacterium genome encodes these proteins:
- a CDS encoding MFS transporter, whose translation MKTDVFALFSKGLLTSIRESREVAPIALSQFGLAFCFNVVMSFMPFYIIHVSPYSYSQTIVWIGLIMGLNSFLAAIAAPFWGSLTSKIKPKLLFQMAFCCNAIVFILIGFATNLPTILALRLMQGILGGASTIGLFMISRISPRERLLQNLGLYQISITSGQLLGPPVGAYLAAHLGYKSPFVFSFLLIMVSVILCQITVPDLKIDGFSHVDSAKNKSGTYKVVIWGWGLILIATVHLTFLPSILPYILKSFGISGQKAIKIAGFIMMSYTAAAIIGNYTISNLMAGKKLSLSIGFVSLAAALFQILLIFAKGPLSFTIIRVFQTGVVAATMPLVMTRFAIALGGTGIGFLNSARFAGNALGPLIATSVLAHSNLLVLYVLISALTIFIFLGFFIADRFKSS comes from the coding sequence ATGAAGACAGATGTATTTGCGCTATTTTCCAAAGGATTATTGACGTCGATCAGAGAATCTAGAGAAGTAGCACCTATTGCTCTATCTCAGTTTGGATTGGCTTTTTGCTTCAATGTCGTCATGTCTTTCATGCCTTTCTACATTATTCATGTTAGCCCCTACAGTTACTCCCAAACCATTGTCTGGATTGGACTTATCATGGGGCTCAACTCCTTTCTAGCCGCCATTGCCGCCCCCTTTTGGGGAAGCCTTACGTCTAAAATTAAGCCAAAGTTGCTTTTTCAGATGGCTTTTTGCTGTAATGCAATTGTCTTCATTTTGATAGGTTTTGCCACCAACCTTCCAACAATACTGGCCCTACGCCTTATGCAGGGAATTCTTGGAGGAGCATCAACTATCGGGCTGTTCATGATATCCAGAATCTCGCCCAGGGAACGCCTTTTACAAAACTTGGGATTGTATCAAATTTCTATTACATCTGGACAATTGTTGGGACCTCCAGTGGGAGCCTATCTAGCAGCTCACCTGGGTTATAAAAGTCCCTTTGTTTTCTCCTTTTTGCTTATAATGGTGTCTGTTATTCTGTGTCAAATTACAGTTCCAGACCTGAAAATAGATGGGTTTTCCCATGTTGATTCTGCCAAAAATAAGTCAGGAACTTACAAAGTTGTTATATGGGGATGGGGACTTATTCTGATTGCAACCGTTCATCTGACCTTTTTGCCAAGTATCCTTCCTTACATACTTAAAAGCTTTGGAATTTCAGGCCAGAAAGCCATCAAAATAGCCGGTTTTATAATGATGAGCTACACCGCGGCGGCTATTATTGGAAATTATACAATCAGCAATCTCATGGCTGGAAAAAAGCTGAGTTTAAGTATTGGATTTGTTTCCTTAGCTGCTGCCTTGTTCCAGATACTTCTTATATTTGCTAAGGGGCCTCTAAGCTTTACCATAATTCGGGTTTTTCAAACAGGTGTGGTTGCAGCTACTATGCCCCTTGTAATGACTCGATTTGCTATAGCCTTAGGCGGAACCGGAATCGGCTTTCTCAATTCCGCTAGATTTGCGGGAAACGCCTTAGGGCCTCTTATTGCTACCTCCGTTCTTGCTCATTCGAACCTTCTTGTTCTTTATGTTTTGATTTCCGCTTTGACTATTTTCATTTTTCTGGGTTTTTTCATAGCAGATCGTTTTAAGTCATCCTAG
- a CDS encoding DUF5818 domain-containing protein — protein MKKQALMGLVTAVAVGLTFSLAQAADEAKKPAPAPAAQTQAAPEKKEAAGEQMTVKGKVEAAGDQFVIKTEDKKEFKLDGKDLKNYAGKDVEVKGQLDKATNTIKVMEIKEAKPAK, from the coding sequence ATGAAGAAACAAGCTTTGATGGGTCTTGTCACAGCAGTTGCGGTAGGTCTCACTTTTTCACTTGCTCAGGCTGCCGATGAAGCTAAAAAACCAGCTCCAGCTCCAGCCGCTCAAACTCAAGCTGCTCCTGAGAAGAAAGAGGCCGCTGGTGAGCAGATGACAGTTAAAGGCAAAGTCGAAGCTGCTGGCGATCAGTTCGTGATCAAGACCGAGGACAAGAAAGAATTCAAGCTGGACGGAAAAGATCTCAAGAATTACGCAGGGAAGGATGTTGAAGTTAAGGGTCAGCTTGATAAGGCGACCAATACAATCAAAGTAATGGAAATTAAAGAAGCTAAGCCTGCAAAGTAG
- a CDS encoding YbhB/YbcL family Raf kinase inhibitor-like protein: MKRRKRLLALLSLAGAGLMLVLYGASTAKAMELSSPAFEDGGKIPIQYVMPPAGGKNISIPLVWKNAPLETKSFALSIVDIHPVAKSWVHWLVINIPANVNTLPEGASKRAMPPGAKELKNSWGDMGYGGPQPPPGTGEHTYVITIYALKVEQLDLPLEASLTDFKRAIEGKVLDSATISGKYGR, translated from the coding sequence ATGAAACGGCGAAAGAGACTCTTAGCTTTATTAAGTTTGGCAGGGGCCGGTCTGATGCTTGTCCTTTATGGAGCATCAACAGCGAAGGCCATGGAATTGTCGAGTCCCGCTTTTGAAGACGGCGGCAAGATTCCAATCCAGTATGTAATGCCCCCTGCCGGAGGAAAAAACATTTCTATACCGCTAGTATGGAAAAATGCTCCTCTTGAAACCAAATCTTTCGCATTGTCCATTGTTGATATTCATCCGGTAGCCAAAAGCTGGGTTCACTGGCTAGTAATAAATATTCCGGCAAATGTAAACACTCTTCCAGAAGGAGCATCCAAAAGAGCCATGCCACCTGGGGCTAAAGAACTTAAGAATTCTTGGGGGGACATGGGTTACGGAGGACCTCAACCACCTCCTGGAACAGGAGAACATACTTATGTAATTACCATTTACGCGCTCAAGGTAGAACAACTTGATCTGCCACTGGAAGCTTCTCTCACAGATTTCAAAAGAGCTATTGAAGGCAAGGTGCTGGATTCTGCAACTATAAGCGGTAAATACGGTCGTTAA
- the glmS gene encoding glutamine--fructose-6-phosphate transaminase (isomerizing) — protein sequence MCGIIGYVGNRLVVPILIEGLKRLEYRGYDSAGIACFEPKSLNIIRVRSAGKICDLEKKLQNLCVDATIGIGHTRWATHGIPNENNAHPHRSGPFVVVHNGIIENYHELKKTLQEAGHEFTSETDTEIIVKLMDLFWQQGLNEWKAFLKTISCIKGAYALAIMCEHLPDRIFIAKHESPLVIGIGEDGNYIASDIPALLPFTRKVIFLEDGDIGEIKADTVTIYKSDGSKIDRSVEIISWSPALAEKSGYKHFMQKEIFEQPRAISDTIKPYLHVETGGVFLPHASNLEKILKDVERIVLVACGTSYHASLIGKYLFETILKVPCEADIASEFRYRPTLLNRHTLLVAISQSGETADTKGAVKIAIEAGVPSCSIVNVLGSSLSRMTDAVIYTHAGPEIGVASTKAFTAQLAALVMMAMLGVKIRHGISANKEIATALLEIPSKVSQVLRQASEIEAWARSIATAQTVLYLGRNILFPIALEGALKLKEISYIHAEGYPAGEMKHGPIALIDERVPVVCLVQRGVFFEKMKSNIEEVKARGGKVYIIAEETLRREISELGHASFFVPSTHELLSPFLFVIPLQLLAYYVALEKGTDVDQPRNLAKSVTVE from the coding sequence ATGTGCGGCATTATAGGTTACGTGGGTAACCGGTTAGTCGTTCCCATTCTTATAGAAGGGCTAAAACGTCTTGAGTATAGAGGATATGACAGTGCAGGCATAGCATGCTTTGAACCAAAAAGCCTTAACATAATTCGCGTAAGATCGGCAGGCAAAATATGTGACTTGGAAAAAAAGTTACAGAACCTTTGTGTAGATGCCACTATAGGTATCGGACATACTCGATGGGCTACTCACGGAATTCCAAACGAAAATAACGCCCATCCCCACCGTTCAGGTCCTTTTGTTGTTGTCCACAATGGAATTATAGAAAATTACCACGAATTAAAGAAAACCCTACAAGAAGCCGGACATGAATTCACCTCCGAAACTGATACAGAAATTATCGTCAAGTTGATGGATTTATTCTGGCAACAGGGATTAAATGAATGGAAAGCTTTTCTAAAAACAATAAGTTGCATTAAAGGAGCTTACGCTTTGGCAATTATGTGTGAACATCTCCCGGATCGAATTTTCATAGCTAAACACGAAAGCCCTTTAGTTATTGGAATTGGAGAAGATGGAAATTACATAGCATCCGATATTCCCGCTCTGCTCCCCTTCACTCGGAAAGTTATATTTCTTGAGGATGGAGACATTGGTGAAATCAAAGCCGATACTGTAACCATCTACAAATCGGATGGATCTAAAATAGACCGTTCCGTCGAGATCATCAGTTGGTCTCCCGCCCTTGCGGAAAAAAGTGGCTACAAGCACTTTATGCAAAAAGAGATCTTTGAACAACCCAGAGCAATATCAGATACAATTAAACCCTACCTTCACGTTGAAACAGGGGGAGTTTTTCTGCCCCATGCATCTAATCTCGAAAAGATTCTTAAAGATGTCGAAAGAATCGTTTTGGTTGCTTGCGGGACATCTTATCACGCTAGTCTTATCGGTAAGTATCTTTTTGAAACCATCCTAAAGGTGCCCTGTGAAGCTGATATCGCTTCAGAATTTCGTTACCGTCCAACTTTGCTCAATCGCCATACGCTTCTGGTTGCCATAAGCCAATCCGGGGAGACAGCGGATACCAAAGGAGCTGTAAAAATCGCGATTGAAGCGGGAGTTCCATCCTGCTCCATTGTAAATGTTTTAGGAAGTAGCCTTTCCCGGATGACCGATGCGGTTATTTATACTCACGCCGGTCCCGAAATCGGAGTCGCTTCAACAAAGGCTTTCACAGCACAGCTGGCTGCGCTGGTTATGATGGCAATGCTCGGAGTTAAAATCCGACATGGAATTTCGGCAAACAAGGAAATTGCTACAGCCTTGTTAGAAATTCCATCTAAGGTATCTCAAGTGCTAAGGCAAGCTTCAGAAATTGAAGCATGGGCACGCTCCATAGCAACAGCTCAAACCGTTTTATATCTCGGACGAAACATTCTATTTCCCATTGCTCTTGAAGGGGCTTTGAAGCTTAAGGAAATCTCCTATATTCATGCCGAAGGTTATCCTGCAGGTGAAATGAAACATGGTCCCATAGCTCTCATTGACGAAAGAGTCCCTGTTGTGTGTCTAGTCCAGAGGGGAGTGTTTTTCGAAAAAATGAAGAGCAACATAGAGGAAGTAAAAGCTAGAGGCGGGAAAGTTTACATTATCGCGGAAGAAACATTAAGGAGAGAAATCAGCGAGCTTGGTCACGCCAGCTTTTTTGTTCCTTCAACCCATGAGCTTCTAAGCCCATTTCTGTTTGTTATACCTTTACAACTCCTGGCTTATTACGTTGCCCTGGAAAAAGGAACAGATGTGGATCAGCCTAGGAATTTGGCAAAAAGTGTAACAGTAGAATAA
- a CDS encoding F0F1 ATP synthase subunit epsilon: MADKLLLEIVTPERKVVSEEVDIVVAPGELGEFGALVRHVPFLTKLKIGELRFKKDGVERYVAIMGGYAEVLPDRVTILASAAEEATDIDVIRARAAKERAERRLREARDKLEFARAQAALQRALARLKVAERGIGRPR; this comes from the coding sequence ATGGCTGACAAACTTCTGTTGGAAATAGTCACACCCGAAAGAAAGGTGGTCAGTGAAGAAGTGGACATTGTGGTGGCGCCGGGAGAGCTAGGAGAGTTTGGTGCCCTGGTTCGCCACGTTCCCTTCCTGACCAAACTAAAAATCGGGGAATTGAGATTCAAAAAAGATGGAGTTGAACGTTACGTTGCGATCATGGGAGGGTATGCGGAGGTCCTTCCTGATCGGGTAACGATTTTAGCTTCGGCCGCCGAAGAGGCAACCGATATTGATGTAATAAGAGCTCGAGCAGCAAAAGAGCGAGCGGAGCGGCGCTTAAGAGAAGCAAGAGATAAGTTGGAGTTCGCGAGAGCTCAGGCAGCCCTTCAGCGTGCTTTGGCACGACTGAAAGTGGCAGAACGAGGAATAGGAAGACCCAGGTAG
- the atpD gene encoding F0F1 ATP synthase subunit beta: MNIGRIVQVIGNVVDVEFEEGKLPPLLTALLVSNPGISDEEDNLVLEVAQHLGNNIVRTIAMDLTDGLVRGMPAKDTGKPIMMPVGKEVLGRVINVVGRPVDGMGAVNAKHYMPIHRPAPTFTEQDVSISVLETGVKVIDLLVPFPRGGKMGMFGGAGVGKTVVMMEMIHNIAMQHGGISVFAGVGERTREGNDLYLEMKASGVLPRAGLVYGQMTEPPGARARVALSALTVAEYFRDVEGQDVLLFIDNIFRFTQAGAEVSALLGRMPSAVGYQPTLGTDLGELQERITSTTKGSITSVQCVYVPADDLTDPAPATTFAHLDGTVVLSRQIAELGIYPAVDPLDSTSRILDPNVLGEEHYYTARRVQQILQKYKDLQDIIAILGMDELSEEDKIIVARARKIQRFLSQPFHVAEAFTGTPGRYVKLEDTIRGFKEICEGKYDDLPEQAFYMVGTIEEAVEKARQLAAA; this comes from the coding sequence ATGAATATAGGAAGAATTGTTCAGGTTATAGGTAACGTCGTTGACGTTGAATTTGAAGAGGGGAAGCTCCCCCCGCTTCTAACGGCTCTTCTTGTGAGCAATCCAGGTATCAGTGACGAAGAAGATAATTTGGTCCTGGAAGTTGCTCAACATCTTGGAAACAACATCGTTAGAACCATTGCAATGGATCTTACAGACGGTCTTGTCCGTGGGATGCCCGCAAAAGATACTGGAAAACCAATCATGATGCCAGTGGGTAAAGAAGTCCTAGGGCGTGTTATCAATGTCGTAGGGCGTCCCGTAGATGGGATGGGTGCCGTCAATGCCAAGCATTACATGCCCATTCACCGTCCAGCTCCAACATTTACCGAGCAGGATGTGAGCATTAGCGTTCTGGAAACCGGTGTTAAGGTTATTGACCTTCTTGTTCCATTCCCCAGAGGCGGTAAAATGGGGATGTTTGGAGGCGCCGGCGTCGGAAAAACCGTTGTCATGATGGAAATGATCCACAACATAGCCATGCAACATGGCGGTATTTCAGTGTTTGCCGGTGTGGGCGAAAGAACTCGAGAAGGTAACGACCTTTACTTAGAAATGAAGGCATCGGGGGTTCTTCCAAGGGCTGGTCTTGTTTATGGACAGATGACGGAACCGCCTGGAGCTCGTGCTAGGGTTGCTCTGTCCGCTCTAACCGTGGCCGAATACTTCCGAGACGTAGAAGGTCAGGACGTGCTCCTTTTCATTGACAACATCTTCAGGTTTACTCAGGCAGGAGCAGAAGTGTCGGCGCTCCTCGGTCGTATGCCCTCTGCAGTTGGTTATCAGCCTACTCTTGGAACAGACCTTGGAGAACTTCAAGAGCGAATCACATCCACCACTAAAGGATCTATTACATCGGTTCAGTGCGTTTACGTACCAGCAGACGACTTAACAGACCCCGCTCCAGCAACAACATTTGCCCACCTCGATGGAACAGTCGTTCTTTCACGCCAGATTGCAGAGCTCGGAATTTATCCAGCGGTTGACCCCCTTGATTCTACATCCCGAATCCTCGATCCTAACGTACTTGGCGAAGAACATTACTACACAGCTCGTCGAGTCCAGCAGATCCTTCAGAAATATAAAGATCTCCAGGACATCATCGCCATTCTCGGTATGGACGAACTCTCTGAAGAAGATAAAATTATCGTTGCCAGAGCAAGAAAGATTCAGCGCTTCCTGTCGCAACCATTCCATGTGGCTGAAGCCTTTACGGGAACACCAGGTCGCTACGTGAAACTGGAAGATACCATCCGCGGATTCAAGGAAATTTGCGAAGGCAAATACGACGATCTCCCAGAACAGGCCTTCTACATGGTGGGAACCATTGAAGAGGCCGTTGAAAAGGCTCGTCAGCTGGCAGCAGCATAA
- the atpG gene encoding ATP synthase F1 subunit gamma produces MATLRDIRRKIDAVKKTAQITRAMNMVAAAKLRGAQMNMERFHPYANKFREVIGRLVARVDKSSSFELITPRAEVKKVELVLLTADRGLCGSFNNNLIMLAERFLNERVAEGKQVSLIAAGRKGNEYFRKRKYPLRKALTGLLNKPNYDDAFRLGNELIELFQNGEADEVYIIYSRFVTMLRQVPTLVKLLPVEPEPAAVTEGMPEYLFEPSHDEILTDILPNYVYVQILECFYQTAVSEHAARMTAMDNATNNCKDMVKSLTLVYNKTRQASITKELMDIVGGAEALRKK; encoded by the coding sequence ATGGCCACATTAAGGGATATCCGAAGAAAGATTGATGCCGTCAAGAAAACGGCTCAAATTACCCGTGCCATGAACATGGTGGCTGCGGCAAAGCTCAGGGGCGCTCAGATGAATATGGAGCGTTTCCACCCTTATGCCAACAAGTTCCGCGAAGTAATTGGAAGGCTTGTGGCAAGGGTGGACAAAAGCTCCAGTTTCGAGTTGATCACCCCCAGAGCTGAGGTAAAGAAAGTTGAGCTGGTGCTTCTGACAGCCGATAGAGGTCTGTGCGGCAGCTTTAACAATAATCTTATAATGCTGGCAGAGCGCTTCCTCAACGAAAGGGTAGCTGAAGGAAAACAGGTAAGCCTTATTGCTGCAGGACGTAAGGGGAATGAATATTTTAGAAAGCGAAAATATCCTCTTAGAAAAGCTTTAACAGGGCTTCTGAATAAGCCGAACTATGATGACGCTTTCCGGCTGGGAAATGAACTAATAGAGCTGTTTCAGAATGGGGAAGCGGATGAAGTATATATAATCTACTCTCGCTTTGTAACGATGCTCCGTCAGGTTCCGACTCTCGTAAAGCTACTTCCTGTAGAACCAGAACCAGCAGCCGTAACAGAAGGAATGCCTGAATATCTCTTTGAACCGTCTCATGATGAGATCTTAACTGACATACTTCCAAACTACGTCTATGTCCAGATTCTCGAATGTTTCTACCAAACTGCTGTGAGTGAACACGCAGCAAGAATGACGGCAATGGATAATGCTACAAACAACTGTAAAGATATGGTGAAAAGCCTGACGCTGGTTTACAACAAGACTCGACAAGCATCAATTACTAAGGAACTGATGGACATCGTCGGCGGTGCAGAAGCTCTGAGGAAAAAATAG
- the atpA gene encoding F0F1 ATP synthase subunit alpha, which produces MQIRAAEISQIIKEQIKDYEKSVELSETGRVLSVGDGIARVYGVEKCMAMELLEFPTDHGPIYGLALNLEEDNVGVAILGEDIHIKEGQIVKRTGRIAQVPVGESVLGRVVDPVGNPLDGKGPIEAKEFRRIEVLAPGVIARRPVNEPMYTGLKAIDAMTPIGRGQRELIIGDRQLGKTAIAVDAIINQKDSGIKCIYVAVGQKKSTVAQVVETLRRYGAIEYTTVVAACASDPAPLQYIAPYAGCAMGEYFRDKGEHALIIYDDLSKQAAAYRQVSLLLRRPPAREAYPGDIFYCHSRLLERAAKLNDELGGGSLTALPIIETQAGDVSAYIPTNVISITDGQIYLEAGLFFAGVRPAINVGLSVSRVGGAAQIKAMKQVAGRLRLDLAQYRELEAFAKFGSDLDKATLAQINRGMRLVELLKQPQYQPMPAEKQIVSLYAGTRGFLDPIPVEKVTEYEKQMHEFMETKHPEILREIKEKKELTPDLDEKIKKALEEFAQIFQAA; this is translated from the coding sequence ATGCAGATCAGAGCCGCAGAAATCAGCCAAATTATTAAAGAACAGATTAAAGATTATGAAAAGTCGGTAGAGCTCAGCGAAACTGGCCGCGTTCTTTCCGTCGGTGACGGTATCGCCCGTGTTTACGGCGTAGAAAAATGCATGGCCATGGAATTGCTTGAGTTCCCGACCGATCACGGTCCAATCTATGGACTCGCCCTTAACCTTGAAGAAGACAACGTGGGTGTCGCAATCCTTGGAGAAGACATTCACATCAAGGAAGGGCAAATCGTCAAGAGAACAGGTCGAATTGCCCAGGTTCCTGTTGGCGAATCGGTTCTTGGCCGAGTGGTTGATCCCGTTGGTAATCCCTTAGATGGCAAAGGTCCCATTGAAGCAAAAGAATTCAGACGTATCGAAGTGCTTGCTCCTGGTGTTATTGCCCGCAGACCCGTTAATGAGCCAATGTATACGGGTCTTAAAGCGATCGATGCGATGACCCCAATCGGCCGCGGCCAGCGTGAGCTTATCATTGGTGACCGCCAGCTTGGTAAAACGGCAATAGCGGTTGACGCAATCATCAACCAAAAAGATAGCGGCATTAAGTGTATTTATGTCGCTGTAGGCCAGAAAAAATCTACGGTTGCTCAGGTTGTTGAAACACTTCGCCGTTACGGTGCAATAGAATACACAACGGTTGTCGCGGCATGTGCTAGCGATCCGGCGCCACTTCAATACATTGCTCCCTATGCCGGATGTGCTATGGGAGAGTATTTCAGAGATAAGGGCGAACATGCTCTGATCATTTATGACGACCTTTCCAAGCAGGCAGCGGCTTACCGTCAGGTATCGCTTCTGTTGCGCCGACCACCTGCTCGCGAAGCTTACCCGGGCGACATTTTCTACTGCCATTCCCGACTTCTTGAGCGAGCTGCAAAACTTAATGATGAGCTTGGCGGTGGCTCTCTAACCGCACTCCCAATCATCGAAACTCAAGCTGGTGACGTGTCAGCATACATCCCCACTAACGTAATCTCCATTACAGACGGACAGATATACCTGGAAGCCGGTCTATTCTTTGCTGGTGTTCGTCCAGCAATTAACGTAGGTCTTTCGGTTTCTCGAGTCGGTGGTGCCGCTCAGATAAAAGCAATGAAACAGGTAGCGGGAAGACTTCGTCTGGACCTTGCTCAGTATCGAGAACTTGAAGCTTTTGCAAAGTTTGGAAGTGACCTCGATAAAGCCACTCTTGCTCAGATTAACCGCGGTATGCGACTCGTGGAACTGCTCAAACAGCCTCAGTATCAGCCAATGCCAGCTGAAAAGCAGATTGTGTCACTTTATGCGGGCACTCGTGGGTTCTTAGATCCGATTCCTGTAGAAAAAGTCACAGAATACGAAAAGCAGATGCACGAGTTTATGGAAACCAAACATCCGGAAATCCTTAGAGAAATCAAGGAAAAGAAGGAACTTACGCCGGATCTCGATGAAAAGATTAAAAAAGCCCTTGAGGAATTCGCCCAAATTTTCCAGGCGGCTTAA
- the atpH gene encoding ATP synthase F1 subunit delta yields MKSQVVARRYAKALFELARDEGRLEGCMDELKALERLLDEVPEFEQVLKSPLYPEEVKKQVLRSVKDQTELSPLLSRFLELLVEKRRIDYFRDIVRVYEKLYDEYNGIVRAEVIAATDLDEKVIEKIATSLKEKVGKTVIVEFKKDPNLIGGVIAKVGDLVLDGSVRTQLMNIKETLKRGELS; encoded by the coding sequence GTGAAAAGTCAAGTTGTTGCCAGAAGATACGCAAAGGCACTCTTTGAGTTAGCCCGAGATGAGGGAAGGCTTGAAGGGTGCATGGATGAGTTGAAGGCTCTGGAGCGCCTCCTAGATGAGGTGCCAGAATTTGAACAGGTGTTAAAAAGTCCTTTATACCCTGAGGAGGTAAAAAAGCAGGTTCTTAGAAGCGTAAAAGATCAAACTGAACTTTCCCCTCTTCTTTCTAGGTTCCTGGAATTACTTGTAGAAAAGAGAAGGATAGACTATTTCCGTGACATCGTTCGAGTTTACGAAAAGCTTTACGATGAATACAACGGCATCGTAAGAGCTGAAGTTATCGCGGCAACAGATCTTGATGAAAAAGTAATAGAGAAAATCGCTACTTCTCTAAAAGAAAAGGTCGGAAAGACCGTGATTGTCGAATTTAAAAAAGATCCCAACCTGATTGGTGGGGTGATAGCTAAAGTTGGCGATTTGGTATTGGATGGTAGTGTGAGGACGCAGTTGATGAATATTAAAGAAACATTGAAGAGAGGTGAGTTGAGTTAA
- the atpF gene encoding F0F1 ATP synthase subunit B — MREKKIANILNLLGVAIVITVSAGFAWASEGAEGHHGLNWTDFLLRLVNTAILFAVLYKLLKKPIVTYFKTRRENIEQLLRDMEQKRDEAERKCAEYKAKLAMLDKEAEKILQEYIAQAEREKAKILEAAERQANYIKQQARLAIQQEVKAAKDELREEVAELTVKAAEDILRQRMDMGDQERLIEEFLVKVVEAK, encoded by the coding sequence ATGAGAGAGAAGAAAATAGCAAATATTCTTAATTTGTTAGGGGTGGCCATTGTTATTACAGTCAGTGCAGGGTTTGCTTGGGCTTCTGAAGGAGCAGAAGGACATCACGGCCTTAATTGGACTGATTTCTTGTTAAGACTTGTAAATACAGCTATTCTCTTTGCAGTGCTTTATAAGCTTCTCAAGAAACCAATCGTAACATATTTCAAAACAAGGCGAGAAAACATAGAGCAGCTTCTTCGTGACATGGAGCAAAAAAGAGACGAAGCAGAGCGTAAGTGTGCAGAATACAAAGCTAAGCTTGCCATGCTGGACAAGGAAGCCGAAAAAATTCTCCAAGAATACATTGCCCAGGCTGAAAGGGAAAAAGCCAAGATACTGGAAGCTGCCGAGCGCCAGGCGAACTACATTAAGCAGCAAGCTCGCCTAGCAATCCAGCAAGAAGTGAAGGCAGCAAAAGATGAGCTTAGAGAAGAAGTCGCCGAGCTAACCGTAAAGGCGGCTGAAGATATATTAAGGCAAAGAATGGACATGGGGGATCAGGAAAGATTAATTGAAGAATTCCTAGTAAAGGTGGTGGAGGCGAAGTGA
- a CDS encoding ATP synthase F0 subunit B: protein MIAIDVTLWVQMLSFLIFLFIMNILLYRPVRQMVARRNKLILDQKEAIDQANKEAEDAVKEFEETIKNSRITGRLKVEEQKEQARKQEKEMLQKAYQEASEELARVRAEIQKEKETALKELREQIQMFSLEVASKILGRSL from the coding sequence ATGATTGCTATTGACGTAACCCTATGGGTGCAGATGTTAAGTTTCCTGATTTTTCTGTTTATTATGAACATCTTGCTTTACAGACCTGTTCGCCAGATGGTTGCTAGAAGGAATAAACTCATACTAGATCAAAAGGAAGCTATAGACCAGGCGAACAAGGAAGCAGAGGATGCAGTAAAGGAGTTTGAGGAAACCATTAAAAACTCCAGGATTACAGGCCGTTTGAAAGTGGAAGAACAGAAAGAGCAAGCTAGAAAGCAAGAAAAGGAGATGCTCCAGAAGGCTTATCAGGAGGCATCAGAAGAGCTTGCTCGAGTTAGAGCTGAGATTCAGAAAGAAAAAGAAACGGCTCTAAAAGAACTGAGAGAACAAATTCAGATGTTTTCGCTTGAGGTTGCCAGCAAGATATTAGGGCGAAGTTTATAG